In one Nicotiana sylvestris chromosome 8, ASM39365v2, whole genome shotgun sequence genomic region, the following are encoded:
- the LOC104212866 gene encoding uncharacterized protein At5g43822 — protein MENIVKKYQQRFRKVKEEMDTWNDLQSRLLSQFTNASSIIQRLQILQDSKNYGALSCVEGIAEAVLLKQMDSLQTILLSMNQTLENFRSVVLSLEKMVRDGRQLVKGGYTQVTVKQLQQRVGVKPSIADCLDGLKLLCEMHQSDATDDLGMLQQLLVDQPNIPKEEEQTVIAWQLYLCTFMIRRTECILVLSKFGSGDYKFSFVK, from the exons ATGGAAAATATAGTTAAAAAGTATCAGCAGAGATTCAGGAAGGTGAAGGAAGAGATGGACACGTGGAATGATCTTCAATCTCGACTGCTTTCTCAGTTCACCAATGCTTCTTCCATCATTCAGCGGTTACAG ATTCTTCAAGATTCTAAGAATTATGGTGCCCTGAGTTGTGTTGAAGGCATTGCAGAAGCTGTTTTGCTTAAGCAAATGGATTCTCTTCAAACTATCTTGCTTTCTATGAATCAAACTCT GGAAAATTTTCGTTCTGTCGTGTTATCGCTTGAGAAGATGGTTCGTGATGGTAGACAGCTCGTAAAAGGGGGATACACTCAAGTAACTGTGAAACAGCTGCAGCAACGCGTTGGAGTAAAACCAAGCATTGCTGATTGCTTGGATGGGCTAAAACTTCTCTGTGAGATGCACCAATCAGA TGCAACTGATGATTTAGGCATGCTTCAGCAACTGTTGGTTGATCAGCCTAACATCCCCAAAGAGGAAG AACAAACTGTTATTGCATGGCAGTTGTATCTTTGCACGTTTATGATTAGAAGAACTGAATGTATTTTGGTTTTGTCAAAATTTGGATCTGGTGATTACAAGTTCTCTTTCGTTAAGTAA